CATTGCCGAGGTATATACCCACGTGAGAAACTTTTTTGCCTCCCCGTGTAGCGAAGAAAACAAGATCCCCCTTTTTTAGGTCCTCAGAGTTTACCGGTTCGCCAATTTCGAATTGCATCTGCGATGTTCTAGGTAGATCAAGTCCGTTTAATCTATAGACCGTCATAGTGAAACCACTACAGTCAAATCCTTCTTCCGGTGAAGTTCCACCCCATAGGTATGGAATTCCTATGAATCTCTTGGATGTTAATGTGATTTCCTCTCTGAGATAATCTTCTCCCAATGTTTGGGCTTTTGTGGCAGCGTACTGTTCAGGACTTACTATGTAATAGTCGTCTATGACACCAACTGATTTTAAAATAGCAGCAACACTCTCAGCGTCAGTGCGATCTTTGAAGTTGCCGAATGTGACACGATATAATCCTTTCTTTGTTACAAAATATGTGGCATCAAGCCCTTTTTGTCTCAGCTTATCGGCGAAAAGCACCGCGTTTTCAGCTTCCGCGAATGCACCTGCTTGTATGGTGAACCCGAGAATGGGTATCGTTCTTTCACGTTTGCGTACGTGCATTTTTTGTGGAGGTCGCTTTGCGGGAGGAGAGATTTCAAAATGTGGTTTGCGTGGGGCACAGTTTTCGCACGTGATGAGTATGATCAATATTAATGTAACCCAGGGAGTCTTATTGAACATAGAGTAGCAGTCCCTTTAGATACCTACCCTCTTTGTGTGCAAGAAGTGTTGGGTGATCCGCACCGGGTCCCAGTTTTTTTAGGAGACGTGCCTGCCTTCCCGCATCATTAGCGGCGGCGAGTACTATTTTTGTAAAGAGTTCTTCATCGATGAACGTCGAGCAGGAAAATGTAATTAAAAATCCACCAAGTGTTAGTTGCTTGAAAGCATGAAGGTTAATGTCTTTGTAGCCCCTAGCTGCCTTTTGCACGTCATTTTTGGTACGTGAAAATGCAGGAGGGTCGAGAATGATTAAGTCATAGGTCTCTCTTGTGTTTCTCAGGAAAGAAAACATATCTTCTTTAATAGTGGGATGGTCTGCTGGAGAAAAACCGTTTTTCTTCAAGTGATAGTTGACCATGTTACATGCAGATTCCGATGAATCGACAGATATTACTTTTCGTGCTCGACCACCGCAGGCGTAGACGGTGAAAGCCCCTGTGTATGAGAAACCATTTAGGATTTTCAAGCCTGATGATAGGTTCTGAACGAGATATCTGTTATCTCTCTGGTCCAAAAAGAATCCTGTTTTTTGACCTTTCATAATGTTCACTGAAAATTCATAACCTGATTCTCTGATATCTACAAACTCGGGTGGATCTTTCCCCCATACTGTGCCTGTTCTGTCGTTTAGACCTTCCTTTGATCGTGCTGGGCTAGCACTTCGCTCGTAGATGGATATAGGATTTATTTCTTTGATGATAGCCCCAATAAGTTTCTCATATTCCCTTTCCATTCCTGCCGTTTCTACAGAAAGCACGCAATACCCATTGTAATAATCGAGAATAACACCCGGTATGCCATCGCCTTCTGCGTTTATAAGTCGGTAGGCATTTGTGTGTGGAGGTATGATCCTCTCCCTGAGTTGTTTTGCCCTTTTAATGAGAGTTCTCCAGAAGGTCTCATCGATACGGACTTCTGTGTTAAAACTTAGAACGCGGAATGCGATGTTCGATTTGGTATTGAGGAAACCTAAGGCCAGAGGTCTTTTCTCATGACTGAGTAGGCAGACTACAGAACCTGGTTCAACATCCGTGGGGTATTCCGCAATGGCTCCCGAGTATATCCATGGATGTCCCTGGATAAGAGATAGTTCTCTTCCACGTTTCAGAATGACTTCGGGATAGAGCTTGTTTGGCATGTTCTACTTATTCCCGATTGACAAGTTTATGTACTTCTACCTATACTGTTAAAGAAAATCATGATCAACAACAAAAGGAGAAAATATGACAGCTGCGGAGACGACTTCTTCCACAGATTTTATAAGGGAGATTATAGAACGTGAGTTAAAAGAAGGAAAACACGAACGAATAGTTACAAGATTTCCGCCGGAGCCCAATGGGTATTTACACATCGGCCACGCTAAGAGCGTCTGTCTAAATTTCGGAATTGCGGAGCAGTTCGGGGGTATCTGTAACCTAAGAATGGACGATACGGATCCAAGTGGAGAGTCAATGGAGTTTGTGGACTCTATCATCAATGACGTCCGTTGGCTTGGTTTTGATTGGGAAGACAGATTGTACTTTGCCTCTGACTATTTCGATAAGCTCTACGATTACGCGGTGGAATTGATAAAAAAGGGGAAAGCGTATGTGTGTGCTCTTACGCCCGACGAGATAAGGGAGTACAGAGGAACGTTGACAGAGCCGGGCAAGGAGAGCCCGTACAGGAATCGCCCGGTAGAAGAAAATCTTGAACTCTTTGAAAGGATGCGCCGCGGTGAGTTCGATGATGGTGCGTTGGTTTTGCGGGCAAAGATAGACATGTCATCCCCTAACTTGGTGATGAGGGATCCTGTTATTTACCGAATTAAACGGACTCCCCACTACCGAACAGGTACAAAATGGGTAATTTATCCTATGTATGACTTTGCCCATTGTTTGTCTGACTATATTGAAGGCGTGACACATTCTATTTGTACACTGGAGTTTGAGAATAATCGTCAACTTTACGACTGGTTTTTAGATGAGTTGGTCACGGGAAAGCGGCCTCGCCAGATAGAATTCGCTCGGCTGAACCTGAGCTATACTGTTCTGAGCAAAAGAAAGCTAAGCGAGCTTGTGGAAAAAGGGATAGTCAGCGGTTGGGATGATCCCCGTATGCCGACGATTGCCGGCATGAGGCGCCGAGGTTATACACCTGCAGCGATACGTGATTTTGCAGCGCGTATAGGTGTAGCGAGAAGTGACAGTTTGGTAGACGTATCTCTTTTGGAGTCTTGTGTGAGAGATGATTTAAATAAAACGGCTGTGCGAGCAATGGCTGTTCTTAAACCACTTAGACTTGTGATCGATAACTACCCGGAAGGTCGGGTTGAAGAATTTGAATGTCCGAAAAATCCACTCGAGCCCATGATGGGAACTAGGAGAGTTCCTTTTTCCAAGATACTTTTTATCGATGAAGAAGACTTTATGGAGGATCCTCCAAAGAATTTTAAGCGATTGGCACCAGGGAGAGAAGTGAGGCTTCGGTATGCGTACATAGTTAAATGTAAGGATGTGGTCAGAGACCCAAATACGGGAAAGATTTTGGAGGTTCGTTGTACATACGACCCATCTTCGCTTAATACAGCCACGGGAGAAGCTAGAAAAGTAGATGGGGTTATCCACTGGGTTTCGGCGGAACATGCAGTGTCCGCTGAGGTACGGCTCTTCGATAGGTTGTTTACTGTGCCAGATCCAGGCAGTGAGGAAGATTTTCTAAAATACGTTAATCCGGATTCTCTAAAGGTTCTTACTGGTTGTTTTGTAGAACCAAATTTGAAAGATGCTTCTCCTGAGGATCGTTTCCAGTTTGAGAGAGTGGGTTACTTCTGTGTGGATTTGAAAGATAGCAGGGATGGAAAACTGGTCTTCAATCGCACGGTTACTTTGAAAGATTCGTGGAGTAAGATTGCAAAGAAGCAAACTT
The genomic region above belongs to Syntrophales bacterium and contains:
- a CDS encoding NlpC/P60 family protein; translated protein: MHVRKRERTIPILGFTIQAGAFAEAENAVLFADKLRQKGLDATYFVTKKGLYRVTFGNFKDRTDAESVAAILKSVGVIDDYYIVSPEQYAATKAQTLGEDYLREEITLTSKRFIGIPYLWGGTSPEEGFDCSGFTMTVYRLNGLDLPRTSQMQFEIGEPVNSEDLKKGDLVFFATRGGKKVSHVGIYLGNGKFVHAPGQGKKIRIDSLNNKFYARKYVGARSYL
- a CDS encoding class I SAM-dependent rRNA methyltransferase: MPNKLYPEVILKRGRELSLIQGHPWIYSGAIAEYPTDVEPGSVVCLLSHEKRPLALGFLNTKSNIAFRVLSFNTEVRIDETFWRTLIKRAKQLRERIIPPHTNAYRLINAEGDGIPGVILDYYNGYCVLSVETAGMEREYEKLIGAIIKEINPISIYERSASPARSKEGLNDRTGTVWGKDPPEFVDIRESGYEFSVNIMKGQKTGFFLDQRDNRYLVQNLSSGLKILNGFSYTGAFTVYACGGRARKVISVDSSESACNMVNYHLKKNGFSPADHPTIKEDMFSFLRNTRETYDLIILDPPAFSRTKNDVQKAARGYKDINLHAFKQLTLGGFLITFSCSTFIDEELFTKIVLAAANDAGRQARLLKKLGPGADHPTLLAHKEGRYLKGLLLYVQ
- a CDS encoding glutamine--tRNA ligase/YqeY domain fusion protein, producing MTAAETTSSTDFIREIIERELKEGKHERIVTRFPPEPNGYLHIGHAKSVCLNFGIAEQFGGICNLRMDDTDPSGESMEFVDSIINDVRWLGFDWEDRLYFASDYFDKLYDYAVELIKKGKAYVCALTPDEIREYRGTLTEPGKESPYRNRPVEENLELFERMRRGEFDDGALVLRAKIDMSSPNLVMRDPVIYRIKRTPHYRTGTKWVIYPMYDFAHCLSDYIEGVTHSICTLEFENNRQLYDWFLDELVTGKRPRQIEFARLNLSYTVLSKRKLSELVEKGIVSGWDDPRMPTIAGMRRRGYTPAAIRDFAARIGVARSDSLVDVSLLESCVRDDLNKTAVRAMAVLKPLRLVIDNYPEGRVEEFECPKNPLEPMMGTRRVPFSKILFIDEEDFMEDPPKNFKRLAPGREVRLRYAYIVKCKDVVRDPNTGKILEVRCTYDPSSLNTATGEARKVDGVIHWVSAEHAVSAEVRLFDRLFTVPDPGSEEDFLKYVNPDSLKVLTGCFVEPNLKDASPEDRFQFERVGYFCVDLKDSRDGKLVFNRTVTLKDSWSKIAKKQTSMS